In Asterias rubens chromosome 17, eAstRub1.3, whole genome shotgun sequence, the genomic window cacatcggtgaaaAGGTAAAAACCAATAATGTTGGGATTTTTGTTTGGCGGGGGTTTAAATAAACTTATGCTTAATGATTACAATAATGCCAGcataaacttttttattttgagtagtgcACAACAATTTGTAAGAATTCAAAGAACTTATTTCTGTATTTATTATAACGCACTCGTTAATATACAACAACGcactcgttaacgagaattacggatttattttaaacacatgtcgtgacacggcgaaacgcgcggatacaagggtgggttttcccgttattttctcccgactccgatgaccgattaagcccaaattttcacaggtctgttatttgatatagaagttgtgacacacgaagaaagaaagaacaaaacgtaaacaaaatttgaagttaaaggcagtgggcactattggtaattactccaaataattattagcataaaaccttacttggtaacgactaatggggagctgtagatattataaaacattgtgagaaacagctcccgctgaagtaacacaatttttgagaaagaagtaatgttccaaaagttttatttcgagacctcagaattagattttgaggtctcgaaatcaagcacctgaaagcacacatctttgtgtgacaagggtgtttttttattattattatattacagGTTTATTAtattgtgcatatgttgagatacaaagtgaacagactggtctttgacaataaccaatagtgtccagtgtctttaacaaacaataaacaggCCTAAAGTTACGTTCCCGGCCAATATCAGCAAAAGGTCATTGCATTTCTTTTACAGCGACGCATTCAAGACTGCACTTCGACAATTTGTAAGGTGAATTTCTACTATCTATTTAGTATGACAATTaattgatgaaattgaatggttgaccagttCTTGTTGCTGGCTTTATcgaaattgaatgagtcttgcAGCCTTATGTAATTGAGTGATCTAAGTTGACCAGTGAAGGCTGAACTGATGAAATTGAATTACTCCTTTTGActgttgaatgctgattcaacgGTGCATTAGTTttcaaacgaaattgaatgtCATTGTGTGTTAGAATGAATTAGGCTTTTTTAGGTATTGTGGAAACTACAGCAGTGCACTGTTTGGCTCGGGTGTATGCCAACAAAGAAACCAAAACcagtgccttttttttttataccacaCCTTAAAATGGCcgatggattttttttaaatgggcgGGAAAACCTattataatataggttttctcggtcaatttcggaaaatgagcagccaatttaaccaccaagcaaaatcgaatgctactcaaaagggtcaaTCGATTTTGTTTTGGGATGagtcaaaatgtaatgttgcgtcattcgaattaacgaaataatcattcaatttaacaattattCATCAatgcagcattcaaattcgcagacgcttcttgaggcgtgtgtgtcacgaaaaagaatgacgctacgctaaattgaacagagtgctaaaggaatttgactcgacccaaaacgaaattgaatggccgaattctgaatttgaaacgcagaaACAACTGGAGCGGCAAAACAGCTtaaattcgaacgcatgaaaatgaaattgactgctcatttgccgaatttgaccaagaaaacctatatataGTAAAAAATGTACAGccctaaaatattttgaaacgGCATGACCAAATAAAACGCAAAACCTAACAAATCAAGTGTCGAGGTTTGTTTTCTGTAGATGTCATTAActacttgtttttcttcaagGATCTTGAAAATACATTATGTACATGACGTCATCTAAATAGAGTGCCCTCagctagaggtcaaaagaagcGGGTTTCTTATTGGCCCATCCTGCGCGTTGTACGTAAGTAGCTGCGCGTTCCGATTGGTTCAtcaccgttttacctctaagatggcgaaatgatgacgtcattgcataatttagggtgcgttcgtttagcttccctgtatcgaccccgcggtgctcactcgggtgagccccctgacaagagcttatCGACGAtaactcaccctctcgtggtggtgacgtcatgcacctggggccaatCCAAACTGTGACCCACTCACAAGCTGGGCACAAGGGGCAGaaccgggtgagcccctggaatgacgtcaaagctactcgaacgtaccgggggggcagacaccagggtcgacccagggtagctaatcgaacgcacccataataagGATCAATACTCAGGTATAATAAAGATCAAAGTATTGTCCATACGGGGAAAACATTTCAAGATCTCAATAGACTAGAGATCATCAATGGAAAAAACGAAGACGGGTTAAACTATTGCGCTTCGTGGAGACTTGAATGCCGCTGTGATAGGAGATACTGTCTCATCATGCggtgaactgtgtacaaactatttGTAATGGGACCATAGACTAGACTTATCCCCTGTCAGAAATCTCCCCCAACCTGTGCCGCAATAGCTTCATTTTGACGGCCGATATATAAAGTGACCTTttacacgagaacgggacttgaatcaagtctaatggGGACGGCCGCCTCGCTGTTAAAGCTTACTCCCACTTCactttttgcataaaaaaataatcgcGTGCGAGTTTACTGATCCAGTCATACCGCCCTCTTGACCCTTTGGTTCACAGTTTAAGATGTtcgactgggcccctgtctttaccCGCAAGGATAAGGACAATGTACCTGCTATTCAGTTCAATTGGATATCATTGGATCCACGtgcacagtgacatgagctagctttccatagatgccaAAACAGTACACTCAGGTCACGTCCGCCATAGAATTTGACCGAGTATGAAtataggtcaaaggtgaatgtaTACGCCGGCTGGacggcaggtctctggcgttattcgcgcgcctcgaagtgtgacgtcagatgttccgACTAGGCGCCCCTAGATCACGCGGGAATTCCACACTGGTGCTTGGTAGGTTGGCATGTCCAAGTTCCTCGCTGGATGGTTGGGTGGGCAGAACGTCCAGTTCTAGTTAAAGATcaatattattaaatttaattgtgTTCTCACAAGGTTAGAGGCCTTCTAGGACTCTGGGAGGTACAAGTAAATTACAATTTAATATTACATGATTGTGTAACTTTCACTggtaaacaaaatacttttaTGGGGTTTTCATTCCTTGTTCTCTCCATGGGTATTTCTAtactgattaaaggcagtggacactattggtagttactcaaaataactattagcataaaaacttacttggtaacgagtaatggagagctgttgatgtgagaaacggctccctcgtaacgtagttttcgagacagaagtaattttccacgaatttgatttcgagacctcagaatttgatttttaggtctcgaaatcaagcatctgaaagcacacaactttgtgtgacaagggtgctttttctttcattattatatcgcaattGAGctcatttcacaggtttgttattttatgcataattgcgatacaccaagtgagaagactggtctttgacaattaccaataatgtccaatgcctttaagtaagcttttctgagaatccttgCTTTCGTTCACACCAgtaataaattaaatttaattaaatagAAGGAGCAAAGACACATACAACATTCCAGTACACGAATGTAATTTTGCATGTTTGATTTTACCCCGATGATGATGTTTAAATGTAAATAAGAAGACTTTCCTTGCTCTTTGTGCTATGAGTCCAAACAATTAATCCTTACCGGTTGTATCTTGACACCGTTTATTTCGCTCCTTTAGAAATGATCTACAAGTAATAGATATTgataaaattgaaaacaaaattacaaacttgaGCATTGTCTAAATGAttacataaacaaattaatgtaaaaGCCTTTTTACGtcaaatttacaaacaaaactgtACTCACTCTCTTGAGGGCGGCCGTCCGTACTCTGAAATTATAAagattaacaaaatattaacaacataATCATTGGCAAATTGTTTTAAGAGTATTGCTGGAAATGTAAAGAAATGTGGTGAACTAAACATCATCGTATCTGTTGTCTGACACTGAAACTAAGTGCAGCGTGAAACTCCAAAAGTGAAGTGGCcttttaaatacctcaaaagtattttttaacCAAGTTTTACATGATTGTCCAAGTATTTTTAATGTACAACATTTTGAAGTAATTTATTTTGACCCTTGAATAACATCAATATCAATTTACCCCCACATCAATCCAAACCTATTACCTTTTATTTGATGTCGACGTTCTCTTCTTAACAGTGCAACCAACACAACTATACATATCACAGCCAGCAGAACGATGCTAACGACAGCGCCAATGAAAACCGCGTAACTTACACAATGCTGTAGTGAAAGGTCCGTCTTCGTTACTTGAATAATATAGAGGGGAAATAATGTTAGTATCGGAGTCtttagcgcacgtatctaccaaacaaggtactcaaggcactgagtatatacacaaTTTCAGTTTTCCTTTAGTTTGCGATCCAGCGTCGGCCATTtctggagtcaagtttttgactccataaaatgtccgactgtgcggcacctaaattttgggctcgggctacatttaggtgccgcacagccGACCGTGTTAACATTATTATACCTAAATGAAAGAAGACAatcaaataaacatttaaacCCTACCGTCCTGAACTCCAATCGAATCGCTGCAAACGAGACCAATCATTTGACAAAACCTTGCACGAACGTCGACATCCCTGGAAGCAGCCCGTTTGTTGCGATTGTTTGGGCACTGCTCTGATAATATCACCTCACGATTAACCCCTACACAATCTCCACAATCTGTCCAGTCTAAGATGCCTTCATACTTCACCTCCAACTGAATGCATTCACCATTGCCTCTCAACCCACCTATGTTGACTGTGCCCTTGCTCTTGCTGTACTCTATGGTAAAACCTAAAGACAGGATCGTACAGACGTTATACAACCATGAACATAatattaaatgcagtggacactattggtaattactcaaaataactattatcataaaaccttccgtggtaacgagtaatggggagaggttgatagtataaaacattctgagaaacggctccctctgaagtaaagtagtttttaagaaagaagtaatttttcacgaatttgatttcgagacctcatgtttagaatttgatgtctcgaaatcaagcatctgaaagcacacaacttcgtgtgacaagggtgtgacgacaagggtgtctttttctttcattagtatctcccAACTTCAcgaacaattgagttcaaattttcacaaatttgttattttatgcatatgttgagaagaatggtctttgacaattaccaatagtgtccattgtcttttaaaGAACTGTCTAATGGTTCCGACATCTTAGGTTTTCTTCCCTCATCACTTCTCATCATATTTGTGTTGCTTTAAACTATAGGCCTACCTGAACGTAAACCCATATTGTACGGACAttatgtgaaaaaaacaatcacTTACCTAAAGCCGAGCTTGGTACACCAGCTgttaaaaggaaacaaaatgtaaGGAGTTAATTTGTGAATAAAGTAACATAatgattttcttcttttgatCAGAGAGAAAGATAAATCACTGTACGGAAAATATAGCTTTGTAATGTGATTTCCTTATATACCGTGCGATACTGTTTCCCGGAGAAACCCTCacctggttttaaacggcagttaaagaacgagtcactactcttttattcccattcataaatgccctttttgactaaaaggcgtaataaagtaagaaactctgtaaaacttttCCGTTTTCCAAGACAATCATAACTTACGCAATGTGTATTCCAGAATGCTGCCAGGACTTGGATTTCTCCCCACGTCATTCTCAGCATAGACCTTGATCTCATACTCCGTGAATGACTCGAGACCAGTCACGTTGTATGTAGTCACCCCTCCTTCAATCTTATCGCTTAATGTCTCTGAGGAGTCTGCAGTCTTCTCATGGCTGACATGAAACCACTGAACCTCACCACCATCATAACCAGCTGACCATCGCACTGCTATTGAGCTTGAAGTACGGCCTGTCATTACGACACCAGTTGGCACGTTTGGTCTTCCTAAACAAAGAAACAGAAACAACGAAATTTGAGTCAAACATTAAAGCATGTTCGGTAATACAGAAcgggattggtagagctgacaaaaatgTTTGCCATTTTACAATCTCTACAGCCATGTTTGAAACCAGGTACTGTGTTTTTATGAAGCCAAtttaacccccaccccccccccaaaaaaaaaagaacattgaGAATGAAATCTTACTTGTTCCATTGACAATGATTTCATGTGAGTCTGGTTGTCCAATGTTATTGTTGCTGTTGCAGATATACACTCCATAGTCCACCTGAGGGTCCACTTCCCAGATGCTCAGTGTACTGGTGGTCACATCTCCAACAGTCATTTCAGCATCAGATGTTGTATATGATACCACCATGTACTTGTTATCATTTCCACCATTGATGATATCTGTATTGTTCGGATCAGCCCAAGTGATGATAGGTGCGGGGTTGCCCTTGGCAATGCAGGTCAGGTTTGCTGTAAGACCACCCCTGATACTGACTTTAGATTGGTGCTTGTTGGTGATGTTAGTCTCATCTGGTGGCAAAACAaaatagggtgcgttcgattagcttccctgtgtctacCCCGCCGGTGCTctctcgggtgagcccctgacaagagctaaacgaacgatcactcaccctctcttggggctgacccggttgTGAGCCCCTGGAaggacgtcaaagctattcgaacgtaccagggcagaccggggtcgacccgaggaagctaatcgaacgcacccattcaTGTACATGGACAGTCTTCACCAGTAAAGTCTCGAGGGTGGGGCTGGTTCAATTGGAGGGTTCAAAatgtcccccaccccccccccctcaacccccccccccaccccctccccaagGAATATGGGGCAGCAGGCAATGTCAGCTGTGGAATCAGGCATTCTTGGAATCAGAAATTAATCTGAAATGCCGGTGCATGAAAAGGGAAATGTAGATTTGAGAGTGCTTGTTTAAGTTTCCATCACTCTGTCTTTACTTTGTTATGTCGGTGTACTTAATAGTGGCTTTGTATGCAGCGCTCAATATTAAACACCCAGTGACgtagtgacgctcatggcgcttcaacgttcagtattttcctgcaaggtgtggGACTATATTTATGAGACCGCCTCCTTTACATAGCAACAATTGTGTACAAGGTACAATATGCTGCTGATCAAACCAAGAACAACGGGGCAAGCCACTTCTCTTTACGACAGGTGCACTGGCTTCCTCagaacacacgggaccaacggcgttacgtctcatccgaagggcgaagcatcatggtcaagtgtctcgctaatggacacaagtgtcacggctgggactCGAAGCCACACTCTTCTGGTCAGATACACcagagttcggtgctcttaaccgctagacCACGACATGCCACAATAGTTGATATagcttaattattattaaattgcaTTTCCGAAATAATGTGGGATAACACTGGATCATGTAAATACCTACATTGGACATTGACAGGACCCCATGTTTTCTCTGGTGTTGAAGTCCATGAGGCTCTACTCGCAGTGCACGTAATGAAGTGTGTGTTGTCTTGCCTCTTAGGGGTAAAGTCAAGCCGACTGATAAACAAGAAACGTTCACTGGTTCTCGATATGACTGCTGTAGTATCAGGTTGGTTCTCTATAGGAGTGCCTTCATTAGACCACGCCAAGTACCAGTCATCAGGATATCCCAAGTCTGCAGTGCATGTCAGTCTAGTTTCCACATTCTCAACCATTATAAGACTACCTGATATAACAGGGATGTCAGGTGGAcctgcgtaaaaaaaaaaaaaaagtttcagcGGCATACATTTTCAGATTTATGTCTTCAGTTTTATATTTAACATGAGAAAAGCAAATGTTATTTTTAGGAACAATTTATGTCCCTGTTGGCCACACGTTATACACACCATCAACAACTAGGGTGAGATCAGCAGCTGGGTACGGCGTCGTTGACTCATTGGTCTTTGCTTCACATTTCACTCGCTGTTTGTGGTAGTTTCTCTGTGGAACAAATACCCAGTTCTCCGTGGTATTCACCAATCCATCCCCTTCTGTGGTTCGGTCCTCAGTTTCCTCTATTACACCGTTACGATACACGGCGATGGTTGCAGCAGGTCTGGAACCCTGAACCGTACATGTCAAAGTATGTTCTTCACCCTGGTTTACGGTCAGATTACCTCCAGGAACCAGATCATTACCGGCGTAAGACAGCGAGACTGAGGATTCTTTTGGCGGAACTACAcgacaaaaagaagaaaagaacaaGTGTTAAAga contains:
- the LOC117301287 gene encoding uncharacterized protein LOC117301287 — protein: MIGLVCSDSIGVQDVTKTDLSLQHCVSYAVFIGAVVSIVLLAVICIVVLVALLRRERRHQIKEYGRPPSRESFLKERNKRCQDTTELDVLPTQPSSEELGHANLPSTSVEFPRDLGAPSRNI
- the LOC117301826 gene encoding neural cell adhesion molecule 1-like, whose amino-acid sequence is MEAWPTLVMICVIFDAVCNGQELTTTLESGAKQAEQNLRLGTGSDPEIFDSVKRPIVAAIGDPVLPTIIHLSDSTGIYPPNGISNLVEGEHRQYTCQVPDINPAANFSWTVGSLPLTPDGNEDVNGTYGLITSRSIATLTATWINHGEMLKCQATNDDSPGISINVTLDVKVPPKESSVSLSYAGNDLVPGGNLTVNQGEEHTLTCTVQGSRPAATIAVYRNGVIEETEDRTTEGDGLVNTTENWVFVPQRNYHKQRVKCEAKTNESTTPYPAADLTLVVDGPPDIPVISGSLIMVENVETRLTCTADLGYPDDWYLAWSNEGTPIENQPDTTAVISRTSERFLFISRLDFTPKRQDNTHFITCTASRASWTSTPEKTWGPVNVQYETNITNKHQSKVSIRGGLTANLTCIAKGNPAPIITWADPNNTDIINGGNDNKYMVVSYTTSDAEMTVGDVTTSTLSIWEVDPQVDYGVYICNSNNNIGQPDSHEIIVNGTRRPNVPTGVVMTGRTSSSIAVRWSAGYDGGEVQWFHVSHEKTADSSETLSDKIEGGVTTYNVTGLESFTEYEIKVYAENDVGRNPSPGSILEYTLPGVPSSALGFTIEYSKSKGTVNIGGLRGNGECIQLEVKYEGILDWTDCGD